The following proteins are encoded in a genomic region of Hyla sarda isolate aHylSar1 chromosome 3, aHylSar1.hap1, whole genome shotgun sequence:
- the FAM162B gene encoding protein FAM162B isoform X1: MFTIEPMKKWLTKITHIFARQMETLKPARHLEIASVLYSTNFSTRDDIKSNIPRYKPNHFDKKLLKWTGRYKSIDDIPPTIPLEMLVKARNKARIQACYLMIAITVVACFAVIASGKKAAARHESLTSLNLAKKEKWRKESENKP; this comes from the exons ATGTTCACTATTGAGCCAATGAAGAAATGGTTAACCAAGATCACACATATATTTGCACGGCAGATGGAAACCCTTAAACCAGCAAGGCACTTGGAGATAGCTTCTGTTCTCTATTCTACAAACTTCAGCACTAGAG ATGACATAAAAAGCAACATTCCTCGCTACAAGCCAAATCATTTTGATAAGAAATTACTTAAATGGACTGGAAGATACAAGTCAATAGACGACATTCCACCAACAATTCC GTTGGAAATGCTGGTCAAAGCTCGGAACAAGGCACGCATTCAAGCATGTTACCTTATGATTGCCATCACTGTCGTCGCTTGCTTTGCTGTGATTGCATCCGGGAAAAAG GCTGCTGCACGCCATGAGTCACTAACCAGTCTGAACCTAGCAAAGAAAGAAAAGTGGCGTAAAGAATCAGAAAATAAACCCTAA
- the FAM162B gene encoding protein FAM162B isoform X2, translating into MFTIEPMKKWLTKITHIFARQMETLKPARHLEIASVLYSTNFSTRDDIKSNIPRYKPNHFDKKLLKWTGRYKSIDDIPPTIPLEMLVKARNKARIQACYLMIAITVVACFAVIASGKKASCCTP; encoded by the exons ATGTTCACTATTGAGCCAATGAAGAAATGGTTAACCAAGATCACACATATATTTGCACGGCAGATGGAAACCCTTAAACCAGCAAGGCACTTGGAGATAGCTTCTGTTCTCTATTCTACAAACTTCAGCACTAGAG ATGACATAAAAAGCAACATTCCTCGCTACAAGCCAAATCATTTTGATAAGAAATTACTTAAATGGACTGGAAGATACAAGTCAATAGACGACATTCCACCAACAATTCC GTTGGAAATGCTGGTCAAAGCTCGGAACAAGGCACGCATTCAAGCATGTTACCTTATGATTGCCATCACTGTCGTCGCTTGCTTTGCTGTGATTGCATCCGGGAAAAAGGCAA GCTGCTGCACGCCATGA